GCCTGCCATACCCATAATCAGCAGTGGGCCCAATACTCCCATGACGGCATTGATAAGGGTGTCCACCTCGAGCTCTTGGTTATGCGCAGCGCGTTCTAGCATCTCATCGAGCTCGCCAGAGGACTCACCGTTGGCGATCAGATTGAGAGTGATTGGCGGGAAGAGCTTGGACTCACCCAAAGAACGAGCAATGCCAGCACCTTCGCGCACTTTCCCGGCAGCCGTTTCCACGGCATCACGCATTGGTAAGTTAGAGACAACGCGCGCACATATCTGCATTGCTTCAAGCACTGGAACACCGCTATTGACGAGCATGCTGAAGGTACGGGTAAAGCGTCCGGCGTTCACGCCGCGTTCCAATTTGCCAATCATGGGAATGCGTAGTTTGGCCCGATGCCAGCGGTTCTTGAGATGGGGGCGGCGCATCGCCATTGACCAGCCCACCACGAAAAGCGCGACAAGGCTCACCAGCACAACCCAGTTTTCACGCAAGCCGTCTGAGGCTGCGATCATGGCTTTGGTCAGTGGCGGGAGTTCAGCATCAAGGCTGGCGAATACTCCCACAACCTGAGGCACCACGCTGGCCAGCAGGAAAGACACAATCGCAATAGAGGCGAAGACCAAAATAACCGGGTAGGACAGTGCCGCGAAGATTTTCTTTTGTAGCTCCTGACGCCGCTCTACATATTCGGCCAGCCGCTCAAGGACCATGTCCAGTCGCCCTGAAGACTCCCCAGATTCCACGGTGGCGCAGTACATCTCGTTGAAGATGTGTTTGTAGTCGCGAAGCGCCGAGGCCAGGGTGTGGCCTTCAGTAACGCGTGCGCGAATCCCCATCACAACGGCTTGTACCCGTCGGCCTTCCATTTGTTCCGCAGCGGTGGACAAGGCCTCTTCCAGGGGGAGGCCGGAGCGAACTAAGGTGGCAAGCTGACGAGTGAATAAGGCCACAGTCGTCGCCGGTAGACCGCGCTCGAAGCGAAATCCGCCGCCACTGCGTCCTTGTTCGGCCTTGGCGACCTCAGTGACTTCTAGCGGTGTGAGCCCCTTATCCCGAAGTTGGCCGCGAACTGCCTTAGCGGTGTCGCCCTCCAACAAACCCTTTTTCTTGCGCCCCCGGCTATCAAGGGCGGAATAACTGAAGGCGGCCATGGGAACTTAGTCTTCGCGGGTCACGCGTAGAACTTCTTCTAGCGTGGTCATGCCGGCCAAGACCTT
This genomic interval from Oceanococcus sp. HetDA_MAG_MS8 contains the following:
- the gspF gene encoding type II secretion system inner membrane protein GspF, whose product is MAAFSYSALDSRGRKKKGLLEGDTAKAVRGQLRDKGLTPLEVTEVAKAEQGRSGGGFRFERGLPATTVALFTRQLATLVRSGLPLEEALSTAAEQMEGRRVQAVVMGIRARVTEGHTLASALRDYKHIFNEMYCATVESGESSGRLDMVLERLAEYVERRQELQKKIFAALSYPVILVFASIAIVSFLLASVVPQVVGVFASLDAELPPLTKAMIAASDGLRENWVVLVSLVALFVVGWSMAMRRPHLKNRWHRAKLRIPMIGKLERGVNAGRFTRTFSMLVNSGVPVLEAMQICARVVSNLPMRDAVETAAGKVREGAGIARSLGESKLFPPITLNLIANGESSGELDEMLERAAHNQELEVDTLINAVMGVLGPLLIMGMAGIVLTIVLAIMLPIFDMNQLVR